In a single window of the Nicotiana tomentosiformis chromosome 8, ASM39032v3, whole genome shotgun sequence genome:
- the LOC104104149 gene encoding large ribosomal subunit protein uL30y-like — translation MGEEVKGAVPVPESVLKKQKRSEEWALAKKQELEAAKKKSSENRKLIYNRAKQYAKEYEQQDKELICLKREARLKGGFYVDPEAKLLFIIRIRGINAMPPQTKKILQLLRLRQIFNGVFLKVNKATVNMLHRVEPYVTYGYPNLKSVRELIYKRGFGKVDKQRIALTDNSVIEQVLGKHGIICMEDLVHEILTVGPHFKEANNFLWPFQLKAPLGGLKKKRNHYVEGGDAGNRENYINELIRRMN, via the exons ATGGGTGAGGAAGTTAAGGGAGCTGTTCCAGTTCCAGAGTCAGTGCTGAAGAAGCAAAAGAGGAGTGAGGAATGGGCCCTTGCAAAGAAACAAGAGCTTGAAGCTGCAAAGAAGAAGAGTTCCGAGAACCGGAAATTGATCTACAACAGAGCTAAGCAGTATGCTAAGGAATATGAGCAGCAG GATAAGGAGTTGATTTGCTTGAAGCGCGAGGCTAGATTGAAGGGTGGTTTCTATGTTGACCCTGAGGCAAAGTTGTTGTTCATCATTAGGATCCGTGG GATTAACGCTATGCCCCCACAGACCAAAAAGATTTTGCAGCTTCTACGGTTGAGACAG ATCTTTAACGGTGTCTTTTTGAAAGTCAACAAAGCTACAGTGAACATGCTTCACAGGGTTGAACCTTATGTTACCTATGG TTATCCTAACCTGAAAAGTGTTAGAGAATTGATCTACAAGAGAGGTTTCGGGAAAGTTGACAAGCAGAGAATTGCTTTAACTGACAACTCTGTCATTGAGCAG GTGTTGGGCAAACATGGAATTATCTGCATGGAAGATCTAGTCCATGAGATCTTGACCGTCGGACCCCATTTCAAGGAGGCTAACAACTTCCTATGGCCATTCCAGCTTAAGGCACCTTTGGGTGGACTCAAGAAGAAAAGGAATCACTATGTTGAAGGAGGTGATGCTGGTAATCGCGAGAACTATATCAATGAACTTATTAGGAGGATGAACTAA
- the LOC104104151 gene encoding stemmadenine O-acetyltransferase-like — MEMKVEITHKDTIKPSSPTPLSQRDYKLSLIDQLTPGPYVPIVLFYDSTTKFCHDLLKKSLSKTLNYMYPLAGRIKDDFTIECNDKGVDFLEANVSNITLSNIVNDPKIGTLSQLLPCHPHARSKEPSDQVLLAVQVTKFPCGGISIGVCVWHLIADASTLVTLVKTWATMNQENGQESNVIGNGYIVNVTGIFPPRDLSNNPLLTMVPIPEELPFKISMKRFIFDNSKLAALIQSCPICPTRFEALSAFLWSAIISTWKDKKSEIKVCILMTSINLRKRMIPNLPTNSMGNLIYPTMAKWEVEEEGVIDYKKLVERVQESIRMVEDSYIRRIHEKNGYIDYLNSILELCITRGNEVGIAGCISWCKLPFDEADFGWGKPIWIANPMKFPCGFNLLDTVDGKGIEVWMGLPEEEMQLLEKNKDFLSYVSLSQHV; from the coding sequence ATGGAAATGAAAGTTGAAATTACACACAAAGATACAATCAAACCATCTTCTCCAACACCTCTAAGCCAAAGAGATTACAAGCTTTCCCTTATAGATCAATTAACCCCAGGTCCTTATGTTCCTATTGTCCTCTTCTATGACTCAACCACCAAATTCTGCCATGATCTCCTCAAAAAATCCCTATCAAAAACCTTGAATTATATGTACCCTCTAGCTGGAAGAATAAAGGATGATTTCACAATCGAATGCAACGATAAAGGAGTCGATTTTCTTGAAGCAAATGTAAGTAACATTACTTTGTCCAACATTGTCAATGACCCAAAAATTGGAACTCTTTCTCAACTTCTTCCATGCCATCCTCATGCAAGATCTAAAGAACCAAGTGATCAAGTTTTGCTAGCAGTTCAAGTGACTAAGTTCCCTTGTGGAGGAATTTCCATTGGTGTTTGTGTTTGGCATCTAATTGCTGATGCATCTACACTTGTCACTCTTGTCAAAACTTGGGCAACAATGAATCAAGAAAATGGTCAAGAGAGTAATGTCATTGGCAATGGCTACATAGTCAATGTTACTGGGATCTTTCCTCCCAGAGATCTTAGTAATAATCCCTTGTTAACCATGGTTCCAATCCCAGAAGAGTTGCCTTTCAAAATATCAATGAAGAGATTCATATTTGATAACTCAAAGCTAGCTGCATTAATACAGAGTTGCCCTATTTGTCCGACTCGTTTTGAGGCTCTGTCGGCTTTCCTATGGTCAGCAATTATATCAACATGGAAAGACAAAAAAAGTGAAATCAAAGTTTGCATACTAATGACATCAATCAATCTAAGGAAGAGAATGATACCTAATTTACCAACAAATAGCATGGGGAATCTTATTTATCCAACAATGGCTAAATGGGAAGTTGAAGAAGAAGGAGTCATTGATTACAAAAAGTTGGTGGAAAGAGTTCAAGAATCAATAAGGATGGTGGAAGATAGTTATATAAGAAGGATTCATGAGAAAAATGGATACATAGATTACTTGAACTCAATACTTGAGTTGTGTATAACTAGAGGGAATGAAGTAGGAATTGCTGGTTGTATTAGTTGGTGTAAGCTTCCATTTGATGAAGCTGATTTTGGATGGGGTAAACCTATTTGGATAGCTAATCCTATGAAGTTTCCATGTGGTTTCAATCTTTTAGATACTGTTGATGGCAAGGGAATTGAAGTATGGATGGGATTGCCAGAAGAGGAGATGCAGTTGCTGGAGAAGAATAAAGATTTCTTATCATATGTTTCTTTAAGTCAACATGTTTGA